The following proteins are encoded in a genomic region of Entelurus aequoreus isolate RoL-2023_Sb linkage group LG01, RoL_Eaeq_v1.1, whole genome shotgun sequence:
- the LOC133642732 gene encoding uncharacterized protein LOC133642732 produces the protein MHPAQASTRPLQPVPDHSSQYQTTPASTSQYQTAPRSSRNALDSELFQLNMKVQNILENQGEIMRMLRGLAAQSVGPESVDVQDLIDQPFETLEQLKAFCERLDTDLLLRKQLVKALTALGGQNLADTVRTMLRKIATNKVLEQLGLRGKSGKVAFEDLPLYRIINKACRGVYKQMTTAEVDCELGEVLKLATFRKGGSKFEEKRRN, from the exons ATGCATCCagctcaagccagtaccagaccgctccagccagtaccagaccactccagccagtaccagaccactccagccagtacgagtcagtaccagaccgccccaagaagcagcaggaatgcccttgacagtgaac ttttccagttgaacatgaaagttcaaaatatacttgagaaccagggagaaattatgcgcatgctgagagggctggcagcacagtctgtggggccagaatctgtggatgttcaagatctcattgatcagcctttcgagactcttgagcagctgaaggccttctgtgaacggctcgacactgatcttctgctcagaaagcagctg gtgaaagctcttactgctcttggtgggcagaatttggcagacacggtgaggacaatgctgaggaaaattgccacaaacaaagtcctggagcagcttggcctccgtggaaagtcaggaaaagtggcgtttgaggacttgcccctttacagaataataaata aggcatgcaggggtgtttacaagcagatGACCACAGCAgaagtggattgtgagcttggagaggtcctgaaactggccacttttcgaaagggaggttcaaaatttgag gagaagaggaggaattaa